A genomic stretch from Sphingobacterium sp. ML3W includes:
- a CDS encoding BON domain-containing protein: MKTDAELQSDVERAIQWEPQLHLAEIAVTVDGGVVSLAGYVDSYAKKLEAENAAKRVHGVRALVENIEVQFPSNWAKTDAEIANEVLDTLRAAWLVPIDKIGIKIENGWVTLDGDLQWNYQREAARNAVNYLIGIKGVTNNIKVKSDTSNVIEKKDIEDALKRSAIDDSNLLVMVSGSIVTLSGKVNSWYQKEEAERIAWNTPGIWEVNNELSIDYEYAFS, from the coding sequence ATGAAAACAGATGCAGAATTGCAGAGTGATGTCGAGCGGGCAATCCAATGGGAGCCCCAGTTGCATTTGGCGGAAATCGCTGTTACGGTTGATGGGGGAGTTGTTTCTCTCGCTGGTTATGTGGACAGTTATGCAAAAAAGCTGGAAGCTGAAAATGCCGCAAAGAGAGTGCATGGGGTGCGGGCACTGGTTGAAAATATTGAAGTTCAATTTCCAAGTAACTGGGCAAAGACCGATGCTGAAATTGCAAATGAGGTTTTGGATACTTTGCGTGCTGCCTGGTTAGTTCCGATAGACAAAATCGGGATAAAAATTGAAAATGGATGGGTTACATTGGACGGTGACCTGCAATGGAATTATCAACGTGAAGCAGCCAGAAATGCTGTAAATTACCTAATTGGTATCAAAGGTGTAACCAATAATATAAAGGTTAAATCGGATACGAGTAATGTAATTGAGAAAAAAGATATTGAAGACGCCCTAAAAAGAAGCGCTATTGATGATAGCAATCTCCTTGTGATGGTATCGGGCAGTATAGTTACCTTAAGTGGAAAAGTCAATTCCTGGTATCAAAAAGAAGAGGCAGAACGGATCGCATGGAACACGCCCGGTATATGGGAAGTTAATAACGAGCTTTCCATTGATTATGAATATGCCTTTAGTTAA
- a CDS encoding AraC family transcriptional regulator, giving the protein MKLIIQNMVSRRCKMMVKSELDKLGIAYTSIELGEVRLAQPISEHIKLKLQEALHQSGLELLYDKRAELIEKIISIIVEMIHYSKEIPEVNFSTLLSDRLKKNYHYLAEIFSKTKGVTIEHFIIQHKVEKIKELILYGELNLTEISYLLHYSSVSHLSKQFKQVTGLTPTFFKKLPLRKRTNLEDL; this is encoded by the coding sequence ATGAAATTAATCATCCAAAATATGGTGAGCCGCCGTTGCAAAATGATGGTAAAATCTGAACTCGATAAACTGGGGATAGCCTATACATCTATCGAATTAGGCGAAGTCAGATTAGCACAGCCTATTTCTGAGCATATTAAACTAAAACTCCAGGAAGCCTTGCATCAATCGGGACTGGAACTGCTCTACGATAAGAGAGCCGAATTGATCGAAAAGATAATCAGTATTATTGTCGAAATGATCCATTATTCAAAAGAAATTCCTGAGGTTAATTTTTCGACTTTATTAAGTGACAGACTAAAAAAAAACTATCATTACCTGGCCGAGATATTTTCCAAAACAAAAGGGGTCACAATCGAACATTTTATCATACAGCATAAAGTAGAGAAAATCAAGGAATTGATCCTTTACGGCGAATTGAACCTCACAGAAATTTCGTATTTACTGCATTATTCAAGTGTATCACATCTCTCCAAGCAGTTTAAACAGGTCACTGGACTGACACCCACATTTTTTAAAAAGCTGCCATTAAGAAAGCGAACAAATCTCGAAGACCTCTAA
- a CDS encoding cation-translocating P-type ATPase produces the protein MTYNIPSHLKGLSQEEVNRARAKYGFNQLAAGHKSTGLELLLGVLKEPMLILLIVISLIYVIVGDYAEAAFMLVAIVAVTAISFYQDNRSKKALEELEKLNEPLSVVIRDAQVVKIPTREIVVGDLCITEEGRMINADGIIVHSNDFSVNESSLTGESFSVFKDSTTTDNFVYSGTITVSGLAVFQVQKIGKETRVGKIGESIRTIKEEISPLQVHIQKFVKAMAIVGLAIFLLVCLFSYLDTHNIVESLLNGLTLAMSVLPEEIPVAFTTFMALGAWKLMREGIIIKRSSIVETLGSTTVICTDKTGTITANIMQLKNLYDYHSDTVYAEGEFEHEALHELIDYAMWSSEPVPFDPMEITLHKIYEKTQKNDLRRNYQLFHEYPLEGRPPMMTHLFENSEHERIIAAKGAPEAILSVSQLSEADRGRIREVINTFAQQGYRILGVAKANFEGNDFPAKQQDFKFEFLGLTVFYDPPKEGIREVFQQIYAAGIKVKVITGDNAETTKAIALQAGIVNDTPAANGSEIVGNTEDDIIKLAERTTLFTRMFPDAKLAVVNALKKSGEVVAMLGDGVNDGPALKAAHIGVAMGNKGTEIAKSAAALVITNDDLQKLIVGIAAGRRIYTNIKKAVQYIISIHIPIILTVSLPLFLGWIYPQIFTPVHVIFLELVMGPTCSIVYENEPIERNTMKQPPRAMGKTFLSISELGISIIQGIVITLGVLFSYQFTAQHGGSEEKTRAMVFCTLIFANILLSYANRSFYYSIVESFKNRNFLLVGISCVVLILLFVIVYCRPVAAFFEVTALSGSELAIALAVASVSVLWFEIYKLMRRA, from the coding sequence ATGACATATAATATCCCCAGTCATCTTAAAGGTCTGAGTCAGGAAGAAGTAAATCGTGCCAGGGCAAAATATGGGTTTAACCAGTTGGCGGCAGGCCATAAAAGTACCGGGCTGGAATTGCTTTTGGGAGTTTTAAAGGAGCCCATGCTGATCTTACTGATCGTTATTTCACTGATCTATGTGATTGTGGGCGACTATGCTGAAGCAGCTTTTATGTTGGTAGCGATTGTGGCGGTCACTGCGATCTCATTCTATCAGGACAACCGTAGCAAGAAAGCGTTGGAAGAGCTTGAAAAACTCAATGAACCCCTGAGTGTGGTCATCCGAGATGCACAGGTGGTCAAGATTCCTACACGGGAAATTGTTGTAGGCGACCTTTGTATCACAGAAGAAGGGCGCATGATAAATGCAGATGGAATTATAGTGCACAGCAACGATTTTTCGGTGAATGAATCGTCCCTCACAGGAGAGAGTTTCTCCGTGTTCAAGGATAGTACGACAACCGATAATTTCGTTTATAGCGGCACAATAACAGTGTCGGGACTTGCTGTTTTTCAAGTACAAAAGATAGGCAAAGAGACGCGCGTCGGCAAAATTGGCGAATCCATACGAACGATAAAAGAAGAGATCTCGCCTTTGCAGGTCCACATCCAAAAATTTGTCAAGGCAATGGCAATCGTTGGACTCGCTATTTTCCTGCTGGTCTGCCTCTTTAGTTATCTGGATACGCACAATATCGTAGAGAGCCTGCTCAATGGGCTGACATTGGCGATGTCTGTACTACCCGAGGAGATTCCTGTCGCATTTACAACATTTATGGCACTGGGGGCATGGAAACTCATGCGCGAGGGTATTATCATCAAAAGGAGCAGTATTGTAGAGACCTTGGGGAGTACCACAGTAATCTGTACCGACAAAACAGGTACCATTACGGCCAACATCATGCAATTAAAAAACCTGTATGATTATCATTCAGATACGGTGTATGCTGAAGGTGAATTTGAGCATGAAGCACTTCATGAGCTTATTGACTATGCAATGTGGAGCAGCGAGCCCGTGCCTTTTGATCCCATGGAGATCACCTTGCATAAAATATACGAAAAAACGCAAAAAAATGATTTAAGAAGGAATTATCAACTGTTTCATGAATATCCGCTGGAAGGCAGGCCGCCCATGATGACCCACCTTTTTGAAAATAGTGAGCATGAGCGGATCATTGCGGCCAAGGGGGCACCCGAGGCGATACTCAGTGTTTCCCAGCTCTCCGAAGCCGATCGAGGCAGGATAAGAGAGGTGATTAACACTTTTGCTCAGCAAGGTTATCGAATTCTGGGTGTTGCCAAAGCAAATTTTGAAGGAAATGACTTCCCTGCAAAACAGCAGGATTTTAAGTTTGAGTTTTTAGGACTCACGGTATTCTATGATCCGCCCAAAGAGGGGATAAGGGAGGTTTTTCAGCAAATCTATGCTGCGGGGATCAAGGTAAAGGTCATTACGGGCGATAACGCCGAAACAACAAAGGCAATTGCATTGCAAGCAGGAATTGTCAATGACACGCCGGCTGCAAATGGTAGCGAAATCGTTGGGAATACCGAAGATGATATCATAAAGCTAGCTGAGCGGACAACACTATTTACCAGAATGTTTCCCGACGCCAAACTTGCGGTCGTCAATGCGCTGAAAAAGAGTGGTGAAGTTGTGGCCATGCTCGGAGACGGTGTAAATGACGGTCCAGCATTGAAAGCAGCACATATCGGTGTCGCTATGGGAAATAAGGGAACCGAAATCGCCAAATCAGCGGCGGCATTGGTCATTACAAATGATGATTTGCAGAAACTTATTGTTGGCATCGCTGCCGGTCGCCGGATCTATACCAATATCAAAAAGGCTGTGCAGTATATTATTTCCATTCATATTCCCATTATTCTGACGGTATCCTTACCCTTGTTTTTGGGATGGATCTATCCACAGATATTTACACCCGTCCATGTGATCTTTCTGGAACTTGTCATGGGGCCTACCTGTTCTATTGTTTACGAGAATGAACCTATCGAAAGAAATACGATGAAACAACCTCCGAGAGCAATGGGGAAGACCTTTTTGAGTATCAGTGAATTGGGGATAAGCATTATCCAAGGGATAGTGATCACACTTGGAGTCTTATTTAGCTATCAGTTTACTGCCCAGCATGGCGGGAGCGAAGAAAAAACAAGGGCGATGGTTTTCTGTACCTTGATCTTTGCGAATATATTGTTGAGCTATGCCAACCGTTCTTTCTATTATAGCATAGTCGAAAGCTTTAAGAACCGTAATTTTTTACTGGTAGGTATCTCTTGTGTAGTGCTTATCCTGCTATTTGTCATAGTGTACTGTAGGCCGGTTGCTGCTTTCTTTGAGGTAACAGCCCTGAGTGGATCTGAATTGGCTATAGCGCTGGCTGTCGCAAGTGTATCTGTACTGTGGTTTGAAATTTACAAGCTCATGAGGAGGGCGTAG